In Kogia breviceps isolate mKogBre1 chromosome 7, mKogBre1 haplotype 1, whole genome shotgun sequence, a single window of DNA contains:
- the C7H11orf86 gene encoding uncharacterized protein C11orf86 homolog: protein MGTGLRSQSLRGPRPSYSKLQERRALSLRQGREKSRSSDGGPERLDAPGQEQLPGSLGDTEQLIQAQQEGSQRWLRQYQQKIRRRWESFVTSFRSVTLSQSASPQPSLGTTS from the exons atgggGACAGGGCTACGCAGCCAGTCCTTGCGAGGACCGCGGCCCTCCTATAGCAAGCTCCAGGAGCGCCGGGCGCTGAGCCTCAGGCAGGGGCGTGAGAAGTCCAGGTCCTCAGACGGAGGCCCAGAAAGGCTGGACGCCCCCGGGCAGGAGCAACTGCCAGGGAGCCTGGGGGACACAGAGCAGCTGATCCAAGcccagcaagaaggcagccagcGGTGGCTGAGGCAGTATCAACAG AAGATACGGAGAAGGTGGGAGAGCTTTGTCACCAGCTTCCGCAGCGTGACCCTGAGCCAGTCGGCCTCCCCACAGCCCTCGCTGGGCACCACCAGCTAA